One Canis lupus familiaris isolate Mischka breed German Shepherd chromosome 20, alternate assembly UU_Cfam_GSD_1.0, whole genome shotgun sequence genomic region harbors:
- the LOC119877302 gene encoding syntenin-1: MSLYPSLEDLKVDKVLQAQTAFSANPANPAILSEASAPISQDGNLYPKLYPELSQYMGLSLNDEEIRANMALAPGASVQGQLVARPSSMNYMVAPVTGNDVGIRRAEIKQGIREVILCKDQDGKIGLRLKSIDNGIFVQLVQANSPASLVGLRFGDQVLQINGENCAGWSSDKAHKVLKQAFGEKITMTVRDRPFERTVTMHKDSTGHVGFIFKNGKITSIVKDSSAARNGLLTEHNICEVNGQNVIGLKDSQIADILSTSETVVTITIMPAFIFEHIIKRMAPSIMKSLMDHTIPEV; the protein is encoded by the coding sequence ATGTCTCTCTACCCATCTCTTGAAGACCTGAAGGTAGACAAAGTTCTTCAGGCTCAAACTGCCTTTTCTGCAAATCCTGCCAACCCAGCAATTTTGTCTGAAGCTTCTGCTCCCATCTCTCAAGATGGAAATCTCTATCCTAAACTATATCCGGAGCTGTCCCAGTACATGGGCCTGAGTTTAAATGATGAAGAAATCCGTGCAAATATGGCCTTGGCCCCTGGAGCATCAGTTCAGGGGCAGTTGGTAGCAAGACCTTCCAGTATGAACTATATGGTAGCTCCTGTAACTGGTAACGATGTTGGAATTCGTAGAGCAGAAATTAAGCAAGGGATTCGTGAAGTCATTTTGTGTAAGGATCAAGATGGAAAAATTGGACTCAGGCTTAAATCAATAGATAATGGTATATTTGTTCAACTGGTCCAGGCAAATTCTCCAGCCTCGTTGGTTGGTCTGAGATTTGGGGACCAAGTACTCCAGATCAATGGGGAAAACTGTGCAGGCTGGAGCTCTGATAAAGCTCACAAGGTGCTCAAACAGGCTTTTGGAGAGAAGATTACTATGACTGTTCGTGACAGGCCCTTTGAACGGACAGTTACCATGCATAAGGATAGTACCGGACATGTTggctttatctttaaaaatggaaagataacatCCATAGTGAAAGATAGTTCTGCAGCCAGAAATGGTCTTCTCACAGAACATAACATCTGTGAAGTCAATGGGCAGAATGTCATTGGGCTGAAGGACTCTCAAATTGCAGACATACTGTCAACATCTGAGACTGTAGTTACTATTACAATCATGCCTGCTTTTATCTTTGAACATATTATTAAACGGATGGCACCAAGCATTATGAAGAGCCTGATGGATCACACCATTCCTGAGGTTTAA